CCAGCGGGAAAAGCTGGAGAAGCAAATCGAAGAAGCGAAGTCGCGTGAATACGCTGAAGTGCTGAATGACGTGAAGCAGAAAATTGCCGACTACGGCTTTTCGCTCGCTGAACTCGGTCTCAGCCGCGCGAAGGCAGGCAAGGTTGGCCGTCCGCGCGCAGGCGTGGCCGCGAAGTACCGCGATCCGGAAACGGGCGCAACATGGTCGGGCCGTGGCAAGCCGCCGCGCTGGATTGCCGGCAAGAACCGCGAGCAGTTTGCGATTTAAACGTTTGTTTAAGTCGTCTGCGCTTCAAAAGAGCCGCGTATCCGTTCAGGAGCGCGGCTTTTTTGTTTCCGGGCACCGCCGGCGCACAAGCGTTGTCATGAAAGTGTAATAATGGCGTGTGAATGAAAATGCGACACGTTCGTATAAGCGATTGATTTAAATAAGAAATTTGTGGGTATTGGGCGGATTCGCGGGGCGCGTTTGATAGAATTGCGCATCGCAAACCGATATCCCATATTTCATGTCCACGTTTTCCGGCGACGCGCAGAGCGCAGATAAGCACGCGGTTGCGCGCAAGAGCACGCTCGTCAGTATTGTGCTGAATGTCGTGCTTGCGACATTTCAGATCGTCGTCGGTACGATTGCGCATTCGCAGGCATTGATTGCTGACGGTGTGCATTCGATATCCGATTTGATCTCGGATTTTGTCGTGCTGGTTGCGAATCGCCATAGTGGTGCATCGCCGGATGCCGACCACAATTACGGCCATAGCCGCTACGAAACGGTCGCGTCATTGTTTCTCGGCGCGATCCTGATTGCGGTCGGGATCGGCATGCTCTGGCGCGCCGGCGATCGCCTCGTTAATCTCGAAAACATTCCCGCTGTCCATTTCTCCGCGCTGATCGTCGCGCTGACGGTGCTCGTGTCGAAAGAGGCGCTGTTTCGCTACATGCTGCGCGAGGCGCGGCGCGTGCGTTCGGCGATGCTCGTCGCCAACGCGTGGCATGCGCGCTCGGATGCCGCGTCGTCGCTGGTCGTTGCGATCGGCATCGTCGGCAGCCTGGCCGGCGTGAAGCTGCTCGACCCGATCGCGGCCGCGATCGTCGGCTTCATGGTCGCGCGGATGGGCTGGACGTTCGGCTATGACGCGCTGCAGGACCTGTCCGACCGTGCGCTCGACACGGCCGACACGGCCGAGATTCGCGCGCTGCTTGCGGCGACGCCCGGTGTGCGCGACGTGCACGACCTGCGCACGCGCAAGATGGGCGACGCCGCGCTCGTCGATGCGCACATCCTCGTCGATCCGAAGATCTCCGTATCCGAAGGGCACTACATTGCCGAGACCGCGCGTGCGCGCGTGCTGTCCGATCCGCGCGTGCTCGATGCGCTGATTCACGTCGACCCGGAGAACGACGCGGCGCGCCGCCCGGCGCTCGCGCTGCCGCCGCGCGGCGAGATCGCGGCACGGCTCGAAGCCGCGCTCGCGCAGCGCGGGCTGCGTGCGACGGCGATCAACCTGCATTACCTGAGTACGGGGCTCGAGATCGACGTCACGCTCGCCAGCGATCCGCACGATACCGATGCGGCGCTGGCCGGCCGGATCGACGTCGGCGCGCTGCAGCGCGAGTTCGGCGCGCGCCGGATCGGCTTCACGCGCGCGATGCCCGCGCAGGCGTGACCGGCGGCTGGTCGCCGTGAACGCCGCGCGCCGGCCCGCGCGTTACAGCGGCAGTTGCGTGTCGAACTTGATTTCGCGCAGCACGACGCTCGTGCGCACCTGCGACACGGCCGGGATCTTGAAGATGCGTTCGTGCAGGAAGACGTCGTAGGCCTTGATGTCAGGCGCGACGATCTTGAGGATGTAGTCGGCTTCGCCGGTCGTGCTGTAGCACTCGGTGACTTCCGGGCAGGTCGCGATCTCGCGCTCGAACTGCTCGACGCCGCCTTCGTTGTGGCGCGTCAGGTGCACGTGCGCGAGCGCGCAGACGTGCAGGCCGAGCTTCTCGCGATCGAGCAGCGCCGTGTAGCGCTGGATCACGCCCGACTGTTCCATGTCCTTGATGCGACGCCAGCACGGCGTGCTCGACAGGCCGACCTGGTCGGAAATTTCCTGAACGGAACGGCGCGCGTCGAGCTGCAACAGGCGAAGGATTTTTTGCGAAAAGGAATCGAGCGTCACCTGCGCCTCCATGCGGCAGCAACAACATGCTGAATGTTAGAGGGCCGGGAAAGGAAAGGCAATCTGGCGTGCCGCCGGTGAGCGAGATTCGCTAATTTGCTCGCGGATCCGTGGGATTTTGCCCCGACTCCGTGGTTTCCGACCGATCGGTGTCCGCGACGGCGAGGTCCGCGAGCGCGGCCTGCTGCCGGCGCAGGTCGGCGAGCATGTTGCAGAACAGCGCGCCTTGCTCGATCGCGTCGTCGAGCGCGACGTGCGTATGCGGATGGTCGTCGAACCAGTGCTTCGGAAAGCGCGGCTTGATCGCCTTGCGGTACGGCAGCCCCGTGATCGCGAACGCGAGCGTCTTGATGTCGAGCGCGGACCACGAGAACGGGCAACGTCCCGTGAAGCGCATCATGTACCAGAACATGAACGTGAAATCGAAGCCGGCCGGCATCGCGACGAACACGGGCTTGCCGGGCAGCGCCTCGACCCAGTCGACGTACGCGAGCAGCGCCGCCTCGGGCGCCTGCAGGTCGCGCCGGCACGCGGCCCACGCTTCGGGCTCGGTCTTCCACCACGCTTCCTGTACCGGGTGCGCCTGCGCGCCGGGCAGCGTCTCGAGGTTGGCCGAGAACGTCGCGATCAGCTGCTTGTTCTCGGTATAGGCGGCCGACGCGAAGCTCAGCATCGAGTGCGGGCCGGGAATCGGGCCGTCGGCCTCGACGTCGGTGCTGACGTAGATTTCCGGGATGGCGGTCTGGTTCATCCGAATACCTTGTCGGACACGAACGGGTTCGTGCGGCGCTCGTCGCCGAACGTCGACACCGGGCCGTGGCCCGGCACGAACGTCACGTCGTCGCCGAGCGGCCAGAGCTTCTCCTTGATCGAACGGACGAGATCCTCGTGATTGCCGCGCGGGAAATCGGTCCGGCCGATCGAGCCGGCGAACAGCACGTCGCCGACGATCGCGACGCGATGCGCGCGGCTGAAGAACACGACATGGCCGGGCGTGTGGCCCGGGCAGTGATAGACCTCGAGCGTTTCGTCGCCGAACTGCACGGTGTCGCCGTCGTTCAGCCAGTGGTCGGGCTCGAAGGCGTCGGCGGCCGGGAAGCCGAAGCGCTCGCTCTGCATCGGCAGCTTCTCGATCCAGAAGCGTTCTTCTTCCTGCGGCCCCTCGATCGGCACGCCGTAGTGCGTCGCGAGCGTCTTCGCGCCCGCGCAGTGATCGATGTGCCCGTGCGTGAGCAGCACCTTCTCGACCTGCACGTTCTGCCGCGCGACTTCCTGCTGGATCCGATCGAGATCGCCGCCCGGATCGACGACGGCGGCACGGCCCGTTTTCTCGCAGACGAGCAGCGAGCAGTTCTGCTGGAACGGCGTGACCGGAATGAGCGTGACTTTCATGGAGACACCGGCGGCTAAAAGGAGCGATTGTACCGGTCGCGCGCGCCGCCTGCCGTTCGCTCGACGCGTGCCGCGACGCGCGGATGAGGGCATTCCCGGAGCATGTCGATTGTTACAGCCATAGTGAGAATCAATGGTCCTTCGGGGGTGCTTTCCGGGTAGACCTTTTGGTTTATGTATAATGCGCCCCATTGAGCGTGAATTTCACGCCATTCGCTGGTGTTTCGGCCCCGTTAAAAAAGGGCGTCGGAAGCACCGTCAAGCATCAGCCGCCGGGGAGTCCGGCGGTGTATCCAGCACCGAGCATTCGGTGCTCACGTCTTGTCCGGCCGGGTGCTGCGCGCCCGCCTGCGGCCCTGCTGCCGCGCCGCCGGATGAGGCCTGTGCCGCCGTTCCTGTGCGTTGGTCGTATCGACGCGCGCGAACTTGAAGCCATGTTCGATGGCGGCATGTGGGGTCTGGTCAGGCTGTTGGGGACAGGTTGCGCCAGACGTGAAAGCTAATCAGGACGGTTGCGGCATAGACGAAAGCCGCGCCCATGCTAGCCGCCTGCTCGCATTCGAGCGGGGCGTGCACGCATTTGCCGTCCGGGCCGCGAGTCTGCGCTGTGAAGCAGCGTGATGTAGGAGCGGCCCGAACCAGAAGGCGACACGTCGATGAACGTACGATTTCCGAGCCGATTCGGGACCATTGCATTATTTTTTGCGTTGACGGGCTGTGCGGTGCCACCCAGCCAGACCACCGGAAGCGCGAACCAGAAGAACGCGGTCGACAAGACGGCCGCTGCCGCGAAAGCGGACAACGACAAGCAACTGAATTTCGATTCCGCACTGGCATCGATGCCGGCTGCCGACGCCAAGGACGCGAAGAAGTCGTCGCTGGCGGACGCCGAGCCGATCGACGGCAAGGACGTGTCCGACTTCCGTCAGACGGGCCGCGCATCGTGGTACGGGCGGGATTTCCACGGCCGCCGCACCGCGAACGGCGAACGCTTCAACATGAATGCGCTCACCGCCGCGCACCGCACGCTGCCGCTGTCGTCGTACATCAAGGTGACGAATGCGTCGAGCGGCAAGTGGGTCGTCGTGAAGGTCAACGATCGCGGGCCGTTCAAGCGCGGCCGCGTGCTCGACCTGTCGTATGCCGCTGCCAAGATGATCGGTCTCGTGCATGCCGGCACGGGCCGCGTGAAGATCGAAGGGCTGTCGCCGCAGGAAGCGCGCGAGGCACGCGACGAAATGTTCGCGTCGATCTCGGCGAAGTAACGCGGCGGTTCGTCCGCTCACGCATCAGGTATCACGCATCAAGTACAAAGGGCTGCCTTCCGGCAGCCCTTTGTCGTTTCGGCGCGGCGTTGTCGCGCGTCAGCCTTCCTTCAGCGCGAGCGCACGCGCATACAGCGTGTTGCGCGATGCGCCCGTCAGCGCGGCCGCGAGCTTCGCGGCACTCTTCACCGGCACTTCTTCCAGCAGCAGCCTGAGCAGCGCGTCGTGCGCGGTGTCGTCGGCTTCGCCGCTCGCCGCCGGCGCGCCTTCGACGACCAGCACGAACTCGCCGCGCTGCCGGTTCGCATCGCCGGCAAGCCAGGTCTGTCCTTCGGCCAGGGTGCCCTGGAACAACTGCTCGTGTAGTTTGGTGAGTTCGCGCGCAATCAGCAGCCGGCGCGCGGGGCCGAACGCATCGGCGAGTGCGGTGATGGTTTCGGCGATCCGGTGCGGCGCTTCGTAGAACACCAGCGCATACGGATGCGACACCAGCGCCTGCAGCGCGGTTGCGCGCTGCTTGGCCTTCGGCGGCAGGAAGCCGGCGAACGTGAACGCGCCGGCCCATTCACCGGCCACGCTCAGCGCGGTCACGGCCGCGCTCGCGCCCGGCAGCGGGATCACCGCGAAGCCGGCCGCGCGCACCGCGTCGACCAGCCGCGCGCCGGGGTCCGAGATGCCGGGCGTGCCGGCGTCCGAGACGTAAGCCACGCGTTCGCCGCCACGCAGCATGTCGATCACGCGCTGCGCGGCTTCGCGTTCGTTGTGCTCGTGCACGGCCAGGAGCGGCTTCGAGATCCCGTAGCGGGCGAGCAACTGGCCGGTGTTGCGGGTGTCTTCGGCCGCGATGCGGTCGGCGAGGCCGAGCACGTGCAGCGCGCGCAGCGTGATGTCGGCCGTATTGCCGATCGGCGTGGCGACCACGTAAAGCGCGGCGTCCGGGTAGTGCTGCGTATGCGCGAGTTCGAGGAGGGCAGTCATGGCAGGCAATGCACGCAATCGCGGCGCAAGCGGAACAAGGTCGGCATTGTGCCACGCGGCGCCGGCCGGCCCGGGCGACGGGCGCGGTTTGCCGCGCGCGGGCGACAACTTTTCCGGCGCGGCACAATCAAAACCGGTCGGCGCGGCGTTCGAGCTGCGCGCGCGGCAATTTCTCGAGCGGCGCGGCCTCGGGTTCGTCGCGGCGAACGTGACGATGCGCGGCGGCGAGCTCGATCTCGTGATGCACGAGCCCGACGGCATGCTCGTGTTCGTCGAAGTGCGCGCGCGGCGCAGTGTCCGGCATGGCGGCGCGGCGGCGAGCGTCGGCTGGCGCAAGCGGCGGCGTCTCGTCGCGGCGGCGTTGCAGTTCTGGGCGCGGCACGGTGCCGGTGCCGCGTGCCGGTTCGACGTCGTCGCATTCGAGGCCGGCCGGCTCGTGTGGCTGCGCGACGCATTTCGTACCGACGATGTGTAGCCGCGACGTGTGACGAGATGTAAAGAGTTCTTGCCGGACCCCCGGAGAGGGTGCCGGAGTACGGTAAACTCGCCGCACCCACGATGTCGCGCGATATGTGCCACGCGCCCAGTTCACCAGGAATCGATGTCAGTCGAACGTATTCAGCAACAATTCCACGACAGCGCCGCGCTTCACGCCGAAGCGGCAGATGCGCTGGCGTTGCCGATCGCAGCCGCGGTCGATGCGATGTTCGCCGCATTGGCGAACGGCAACAAGATCGTCGCGTGCGGTGAAGGCCCGTCGGCCGCCGCCGCGCAGTACCTCGCCGCGTCGCTCGTCGGCGGCTTCGAGCGCGAGCGTCCGGGCCTGCCCGCGATCGCGCTGGCCACCGATGCATCGCAAGCCGGCCTCATGGGGGCGATGGCCGCCGAGCAACTGTTCGCGCAGCAGGTGCGCGTGCTCGGCCAGACGGGCGACATCCTGCTGGTGCTCGATTCGGGCGGCGCGTCGCCGCGTGTGCTGGCAGCGATCGACGAGGCGCACGAGCGCGAGATGACCGTCGTCGCACTGACGGGAGGCAACGGCCATGCAGTTGCGGCCGTGCTGTCCGATACCGATATTCCGATCAGCGTGCACGCCGTTCGCGCGGCACGCATCCACGAAGTCCATCTGCTGACCATCCACTGCCTGTGCGACGGCATCGACGCGATGCTGCTGGGTGAGGATTGAACGAAGGAGAGCTGTCGATGAATCAAAGCCGCGTCAAACAGACGCTCGTCAGAACCACGCTGCTCGCCACGCTGATGGCGGGCCTCGCCGTGTCGCTGCAGGGTTGTGTGCTCGGGATCGTGGGTGCGGCGGCCGGCGGCGGCGCGCTGGTCGCGACCGACCGCCGGACGCTCGGCGCGCAGACGGAGGACCGCGAGATCCAGGTCAAGTCGCTCTCGCAGATCAACAACGGGCTGCCCGACCAGTCGCACGTGAACGTGACGGTGTTCAACCGCCGCGTGCTGCTGACGGGTGAAGTGCCGAACGATGCGTCGAAGCAGCGCGCCGAGGAAATCGTGCGCGGCATCAACAACGTGAACGGCATCGTCAACGAGCTGTCGGTCGAGCCG
The DNA window shown above is from Burkholderia cepacia and carries:
- a CDS encoding exonuclease: MNQTAIPEIYVSTDVEADGPIPGPHSMLSFASAAYTENKQLIATFSANLETLPGAQAHPVQEAWWKTEPEAWAACRRDLQAPEAALLAYVDWVEALPGKPVFVAMPAGFDFTFMFWYMMRFTGRCPFSWSALDIKTLAFAITGLPYRKAIKPRFPKHWFDDHPHTHVALDDAIEQGALFCNMLADLRRQQAALADLAVADTDRSETTESGQNPTDPRAN
- the rsmI gene encoding 16S rRNA (cytidine(1402)-2'-O)-methyltransferase, with the protein product MTALLELAHTQHYPDAALYVVATPIGNTADITLRALHVLGLADRIAAEDTRNTGQLLARYGISKPLLAVHEHNEREAAQRVIDMLRGGERVAYVSDAGTPGISDPGARLVDAVRAAGFAVIPLPGASAAVTALSVAGEWAGAFTFAGFLPPKAKQRATALQALVSHPYALVFYEAPHRIAETITALADAFGPARRLLIARELTKLHEQLFQGTLAEGQTWLAGDANRQRGEFVLVVEGAPAASGEADDTAHDALLRLLLEEVPVKSAAKLAAALTGASRNTLYARALALKEG
- a CDS encoding H-NS family nucleoid-associated regulatory protein, whose product is MSSYKDLLAQREKLEKQIEEAKSREYAEVLNDVKQKIADYGFSLAELGLSRAKAGKVGRPRAGVAAKYRDPETGATWSGRGKPPRWIAGKNREQFAI
- a CDS encoding septal ring lytic transglycosylase RlpA family protein — its product is MNVRFPSRFGTIALFFALTGCAVPPSQTTGSANQKNAVDKTAAAAKADNDKQLNFDSALASMPAADAKDAKKSSLADAEPIDGKDVSDFRQTGRASWYGRDFHGRRTANGERFNMNALTAAHRTLPLSSYIKVTNASSGKWVVVKVNDRGPFKRGRVLDLSYAAAKMIGLVHAGTGRVKIEGLSPQEAREARDEMFASISAK
- a CDS encoding SIS domain-containing protein; the protein is MSVERIQQQFHDSAALHAEAADALALPIAAAVDAMFAALANGNKIVACGEGPSAAAAQYLAASLVGGFERERPGLPAIALATDASQAGLMGAMAAEQLFAQQVRVLGQTGDILLVLDSGGASPRVLAAIDEAHEREMTVVALTGGNGHAVAAVLSDTDIPISVHAVRAARIHEVHLLTIHCLCDGIDAMLLGED
- a CDS encoding MBL fold metallo-hydrolase, with protein sequence MKVTLIPVTPFQQNCSLLVCEKTGRAAVVDPGGDLDRIQQEVARQNVQVEKVLLTHGHIDHCAGAKTLATHYGVPIEGPQEEERFWIEKLPMQSERFGFPAADAFEPDHWLNDGDTVQFGDETLEVYHCPGHTPGHVVFFSRAHRVAIVGDVLFAGSIGRTDFPRGNHEDLVRSIKEKLWPLGDDVTFVPGHGPVSTFGDERRTNPFVSDKVFG
- a CDS encoding Lrp/AsnC family transcriptional regulator, with protein sequence MEAQVTLDSFSQKILRLLQLDARRSVQEISDQVGLSSTPCWRRIKDMEQSGVIQRYTALLDREKLGLHVCALAHVHLTRHNEGGVEQFEREIATCPEVTECYSTTGEADYILKIVAPDIKAYDVFLHERIFKIPAVSQVRTSVVLREIKFDTQLPL
- a CDS encoding cation diffusion facilitator family transporter, which encodes MSTFSGDAQSADKHAVARKSTLVSIVLNVVLATFQIVVGTIAHSQALIADGVHSISDLISDFVVLVANRHSGASPDADHNYGHSRYETVASLFLGAILIAVGIGMLWRAGDRLVNLENIPAVHFSALIVALTVLVSKEALFRYMLREARRVRSAMLVANAWHARSDAASSLVVAIGIVGSLAGVKLLDPIAAAIVGFMVARMGWTFGYDALQDLSDRALDTADTAEIRALLAATPGVRDVHDLRTRKMGDAALVDAHILVDPKISVSEGHYIAETARARVLSDPRVLDALIHVDPENDAARRPALALPPRGEIAARLEAALAQRGLRATAINLHYLSTGLEIDVTLASDPHDTDAALAGRIDVGALQREFGARRIGFTRAMPAQA
- a CDS encoding YraN family protein, with translation MCHAAPAGPGDGRGLPRAGDNFSGAAQSKPVGAAFELRARQFLERRGLGFVAANVTMRGGELDLVMHEPDGMLVFVEVRARRSVRHGGAAASVGWRKRRRLVAAALQFWARHGAGAACRFDVVAFEAGRLVWLRDAFRTDDV